ATGACCCAGTCGACGAGGGCCGGCGAGGATGACCCGGAGGGCGAGGGGCCTCCCCCGATCGCGGTCCCCGGGCGGGACGAGATGAACCTGGCCGAGTTCCCGATCGCCCTGCTCTGCGACCGGGCGCCCCGGGGCCAGTGTGAGATCGAGTTCCACGACTCGATCTTCGACGCCCAGAGCGGCCGGGAAGTCGTCCGTTCGCTCACGATCACCAGCCCGGAGAAATACGGCCTGCCGACGGCCGCCGACGACGACGTCATCCTGGCCCTGCTCCAGCTGACCAAGCAGCAGAATAATTTCGCCAGGCCCGAGGTCCACTTCACGCGCCTGCAGCTCATCGAGCTGCTCGGCTGGGCCGACAAGGGGTCCAGCTACGCCCGGGTGGTGCAGTCGCTCCACCGGTGGGCCAGCACGTACCTCTCCTACCGGAACTCGTGGTGGGACCACTCGGAGCGGCGCTGGACGAGCGGGGGCTTCCACATCGTCGACAGCTTCGAGGTCGTCGATGGCCGATCGAGCACCGGGGGGGGAGGACAGGCCCGGTCGGCGGTCAGCTGGGGGAAGGTCTTCTTCCGGAGCTGCCGGTCGGGCTACCTCAAGAGCCTGGACTACCGCCTGTACAAGGGCCTGAACTACCACACCTCGAAGCGGATGTACCGCTTCCTCGACAAGCGGTTCTACCACAAGGCGGAGTGGGCCTTCGAGCTGCGGGACTTCGCCCTGGAGCACATCGGCCTGAGCCGGTCCTACGCCCACAACGGCAAGATCAAGGAGAAACTCTGGCCGGCGATCGTCGAGCTGGAATCGGTCGGCTACCTCGAGCCGATGCCGAAGGCCGATCGGTTCCGCCGCCAGGGCCGCGAGTGGCTCGTCTGCTTCAAGAAAGCCGCGGCCGTCGAGCTGGGGGCGGGAACCCCGGGGGGACCCGGGGCTCCCGCCCCCACCCCGGGACGCGCAGGGGCGGACCACCCGGCGGTCCGGGAGCTGGCGGCCAGGGGCGTGACCGAATCGACCGCCCGGGAGCTGGTCGGGCAGCACCCGGCCGCCCTAGTCTCCTCGAAGCTGGAGATCTTCGACTGGCTCATGTCGAAGGAGGACCGCCGCGTCCGCAAGAGCCCGGCCGGCTACCTCGTCGAGTCGATCCGGCGCGACTACGCCCCCCCCAGGGGATTCGTCCCCGCCGAGGACCGCCGCC
This Tautonia plasticadhaerens DNA region includes the following protein-coding sequences:
- a CDS encoding replication initiator protein A, with the translated sequence MTQSTRAGEDDPEGEGPPPIAVPGRDEMNLAEFPIALLCDRAPRGQCEIEFHDSIFDAQSGREVVRSLTITSPEKYGLPTAADDDVILALLQLTKQQNNFARPEVHFTRLQLIELLGWADKGSSYARVVQSLHRWASTYLSYRNSWWDHSERRWTSGGFHIVDSFEVVDGRSSTGGGGQARSAVSWGKVFFRSCRSGYLKSLDYRLYKGLNYHTSKRMYRFLDKRFYHKAEWAFELRDFALEHIGLSRSYAHNGKIKEKLWPAIVELESVGYLEPMPKADRFRRQGREWLVCFKKAAAVELGAGTPGGPGAPAPTPGRAGADHPAVRELAARGVTESTARELVGQHPAALVSSKLEIFDWLMSKEDRRVRKSPAGYLVESIRRDYAPPRGFVPAEDRRLQEERRLHLELEALRERHRRAAEQARARQEVEAIDAYWDALDSEGKAALDAAAQRSADPTRYDDLGHSPALQRMRRRVLRQDYIRALLRDRHHPLFSPPAPGDEPPAR